In Naumovozyma castellii chromosome 1, complete genome, one DNA window encodes the following:
- the DRS1 gene encoding putative ATP-dependent RNA helicase (ancestral locus Anc_5.208), translated as MKKNFKNLDFVPTISDSEDDIPDLDDNSDVESSAPVEVKKNVSSKKQKKQKKGKKGNSNQLNAHGEDEVHEDLNEDFNFNLDDDDEFSKASGFQGWDFDGNDKSKNDDVKKDVDLEKIIRRKGGLIKMAHIEGEDDDQDEESEDDQEQDEDELALDGFGMGAKDEKEEDGGEEQEQDNSEDEQEELTAIGNSDDDEEENEEDSGEAIEKFYAPASEGDDAKKQTYANFNSLSLSRPVLKGLATLGYTKPSPIQSATIPVALSGKDIIAGAVTGSGKTAAFMIPVIERLLFKSAKIAATRVIVLTPTRELAIQISDVGKKIGKFINGITFGLAVGGLNLRQQEQELKARPDIVIATPGRFIDHIRNSASFNVDSVEILVIDEADRMLEEGFQEELNEIMQLLPNKRQTLLFSATMNSKIKQLVSLSLRKPVRIMIDPPKQAASRLTQEFVRIRARDHLKPALLFNLIKKLDGYGQKRMVVFVSRKEMAHRLRIILGLLGMNVAELHGSLSQEQRLESVTKFKSLEIPVLICTDLASRGLDIPKIEVVINYDMPKSYEIYLHRVGRTARAGREGRSVSFVGETSNERSIVRDAIKSVEEVSKIKSDGSRALGRQVNWNQVEETNKLVEKMSDTIEDVLVEEKQEKEILRAEMQLKKGENMLKHKQEIQSRPRRTWFQTEAEKKNAKIFGALAKNKKEVNSKKRKRQEALEESSGARSYKKTQKDRTTEQEKAYKKQRGNPGKKNSKKGKK; from the coding sequence atgaagaagaactttAAGAATCTAGATTTTGTACCCACGATTAGTGATagtgaagatgatattCCTGATTTAGATGACAATTCTGATGTTGAATCATCAGCTCCAGTTGaagtaaagaaaaatgtaTCCTCCAAGAAGCAaaagaaacagaagaagGGCAAAAAGGGTAATTCTAATCAATTGAACGCGCACGGTGAAGACGAAGTTcatgaagatttgaatgaagacttcaattttaatttggatgatgatgacgaatTTAGTAAAGCTTCTGGATTTCAAGGATGGGACTTCGATGGAAATGATAAGAGTAAGAATGATGACGTTAAAAAAGATGTcgatttggaaaagattattagaagaaaaggTGGGTTAATTAAGATGGCCCACATTGAaggtgaagatgatgacCAAGACGAAGAATCTGAAGACGATCAAGAACAAGACGAAGATGAACTTGCTCTAGACGGATTCGGCATGGGAGCCAAGgatgaaaaagaagaagatggaggtgaagaacaagaacaagataactctgaagatgaacaagaagaactaACTGCAATTGGAAATTctgacgatgatgaagaagaaaatgaagaagattcgGGAGAAGCCATCGAAAAATTCTATGCTCCAGCAAGTGAAGGTGATGATgcaaagaaacaaacatATGCAAATTTCAATAGTCTATCATTATCACGTCCGGTCTTAAAAGGTTTAGCCACTCTTGGTTACACCAAACCCTCTCCTATTCAAAGTGCTACTATTCCGGTGGCTTTATCAGGTAAAGATATTATCGCAGGTGCTGTGACAGGGTCTGGTAAAACTGCCGCGTTCATGATTCCAGTTATTGAACGTCTACTATTTAAATCTGCCAAAATAGCAGCTACTAGAGTCATCGTGTTAACTCCTACACGTGAATTGGCTATACAAATTTCTGATGTCGGGAAGAAGATTGGGAAGTTCATTAATGGGATAACATTTGGTTTAGCAGTTGGTGGTTTGAACTTAAgacaacaagaacaagaactaAAGGCTAGACCTGATATTGTTATTGCTACGCCAGGTAGATTTATTGATCATATTAGAAATTCGGCCAGTTTTAACGTTGATTCGGTGGAAATTTTGGTCATTGATGAAGCTGATAGAATGTTAGAAGAAGGTTTCCAAGAAGAGctaaatgaaattatgcaattattaccaaataaGAGACAAACGTTACTTTTCTCCGCCACAATGAACTCTAAAATTAAACAGTTAGTAAGTCTTTCTTTAAGGAAACCAGTGAGAATTATGATCGACCCTCCAAAGCAAGCTGCATCCAGATTAACACAAGAATTTGTTCGTATTCGTGCGAGAGATCATTTGAAACCTGCATTGTTATTCAATCTAATCAAGAAACTGGATGGATATGGACAAAAGAGAATGGTTGTTTTCGTCTCTAGAAAGGAAATGGCACATAGACTAAGAATTATTCTTGGTTTGTTAGGTATGAATGTTGCTGAATTGCATGGTTCGCTATCGCAAGAACAACGTTTAGAATCTGTGACTAAATTTAAGAGTTTGGAAATACCTGTATTGATCTGTACCGATCTGGCATCTAGAGGTTTggatattccaaaaattgaGGTAGTTATCAACTATGATATGCCAAAGAGTtatgaaatttatttgCATAGAGTTGGTCGTACGGCAAGAGCAGGAAGGGAAGGTCGATCAGTCTCATTTGTTGGTGAAACTTCTAATGAAAGAAGTATAGTAAGGGATGCTATCAAGAGCGTGGAGGAGGTTTCAAAGATAAAGAGTGATGGTAGTAGAGCTCTCGGTAGGCAAGTAAATTGGAATCAAGTGGAAGAGACAAATAAGTTGGTTGAAAAAATGTCAGATaccattgaagatgttctcgtggaagaaaaacaagaaaaagaaattttaagAGCTGAGATGCAATTAAAGAAGGGTGAAAACATGTTGAAGCATAAACAGGAAATCCAATCGAGACCTAGAAGAACCTGGTTCCAAACTGAAgcagaaaagaagaatgcAAAGATATTTGGTGCTCTTgctaaaaataaaaaagagGTTAATAGtaagaagagaaaaaggCAAGAAGCTCTAGAAGAGTCATCAGGTGCCCGTTCCTATAAGAAAACGCAGAAGGATCGTACAACTGAACAAGAAAAGGCTTATAAAAAGCAAAGAGGTAATCcagg